GGCGTGCCCACCGCCCGTTACGGCGTGTTCGACGACGCCAAGGAGGCCAACGCCTTCCTGCGCGAGCTGCCCGGCCCGTGGGTGGTGAAGACCGACGGGCTGGCGGCGGGCAAGGGCGTGCTCGTCACCGATTCCATCACCGAGGCCGAGGGCGACATCGCCGCCAAGCTGTCGGGGGAGAGCTTCGGCGACGCCGGCCGCCGCGTCGTGGTCGAAGAGGGCCTCGTCGGCCCCGAGTGCTCGCTGCTCGCACTGTGTGATGGGAGACGCATCAGCGCGCTGGCCCCGGCGCAGGACTTCAAGCGCATCGCCGACGGCGACGAGGGCCCCAACACCGGCGGCATGGGGGCGTACTCGCCCACGCCCGTGGTGGACGACCGTGTCGTCGACCGGGTGCTCGACGAGGCCGTCGAGCCCTTGGTGGCGGCGCTGCGCCGGCGCGGCATCGACTACCGCGGCGTGCTCTACGCCGGGCTCATCCTCACCGTCGACGGGCCGCGCGTGCTCGAGTACAACGTGCGCTTCGGCGACCCCGAGACCCAGGTGGTGCTGCCGCGGCTCACCGAGGACCTCACCGGCCTCCTGGCCGAGGCCGCCGCCGGGCGCCTGCGCACCGAGCCGCGCTTCTCGGCCGACGCCGCGGTGTGCGTGGTGCTGGCCGCGCCGGGCTACCCGGGCACGCCCCGCACCGGCGATCCCATCGAGGGCCTCGACGAGGCCGCCGTGCTCCCGGGCGTCACCGTCCTGCACGCCGGCACCGCCCTCGACGACCAGGGCCGGTTCGTGACCGCGGGCGGGCGGGTGCTGGGCGTCACCGGTACCGGGCCGACCGTGGCCCAGGCCCGCGACCGGGCCTACGCCGGCGTGGCCCGCATCGGGTGGGACGGCATGCAGCACCGCACCGACATCGCCCTGGCCGCGGCAGGTCCGGCGCCCGAATTCGTGTTCGAGGGCTCCGTCCCGTCGGTCGCCGACGTGCTGCGTGCTCCTGCCGGCGGGCCCACAGTTGGGGGGGCAGGGTGATCCCCCGCTACTCGCTGCCGGAGATGGCCGCCCTGTTCACCGACGAGGCCCGCTTCGAGATGTGGCTCGAGGTCGAGCTGCTGGCGGTGGAGGGCTGGGCCGAGGTCGGCGTGGTGCCGCGCGCCGAGGCCGCCGCCCTGCGGGCCCGGGCGCCCAAGGTCACCCCCGAGCTGGTGGCCGCCGTCGAGGAGCGCGAGCGCGTCACCGACCACGACGTGGCCGCCTTCGTCGACGTGGTGCAGGCCGCCGCCGGGCCGCCCGAGGGGTCGTGGGTCCACTACGGGCTCACGTCCTCCGACGTGGTCGACACCGCCCTGTGCGCCACGCTGACCCGGGCCGCCGACCTGCTCATCGACGCCTCGGGCGAGCTCGTGTCGGTGCTGAAGGCGCGCTCGGCCGAGTTCATCGACGCCGCCATGCCGGGCCGCACCCACGGCATGCACGCCGAGCCAACGACCTTCGGGGCCAAGCTGGCCCTGTGGTGCCTGCAGGCGGACCGCGACCGGGCCCGCCTGCGCGCCGCGCGCGCCGCCGTGGCCGTCGGCAAGCTGTCGGGGGCGGTGGGCACCTACTCCAACATCGACCCCCGCGTGGAGGCCCACGTGTGCGGGGCCCTCGGCCTCGCCGCGGTGCCCGCCACCCAGGTCATCGCCCGGGACCGCCACGCCGAGCTCCTGTGGGCGTGCGCGTCGGTGGGCGCCACCGTCGAGATGATCGGCACCGAGATCCGCCACCTGGCCCGCACCGAGGTGGGCGAGGTCGAGGAGGCCTTCGGGTCGGGGCAGAAGGGCAGCTCGGCCATGCCCCACAAGCGCAACCCGATCCTCTCCGAACGCCTGAGCGGCCTGGCCCGCGTGCTGCGGGGCTACCTCGGCGCGGGGCTCGAAGACGTCGCCCTGTGGCACGAGCGCGACATCTCCCACAGCTCGGTCGAGCGCGTCATCCTGCCCGACGCCTGCCTGGTCGCCTATTACGTGCTGCGGCGCTGCGCCGGGCTGGTGCGCACCCTGGTGGTGCACACCGAGCGCATGCGGACCGACGTGGTGGAGGGCTCGTACGGGCTCGTGTTCAGCCAGCCGGTGCTGCTGGCCCTGGTGGCGTCGGGCATGGAGCGCGACGCCGCCTACCG
This is a stretch of genomic DNA from Acidimicrobiales bacterium. It encodes these proteins:
- the purD gene encoding phosphoribosylamine--glycine ligase, translated to GVPTARYGVFDDAKEANAFLRELPGPWVVKTDGLAAGKGVLVTDSITEAEGDIAAKLSGESFGDAGRRVVVEEGLVGPECSLLALCDGRRISALAPAQDFKRIADGDEGPNTGGMGAYSPTPVVDDRVVDRVLDEAVEPLVAALRRRGIDYRGVLYAGLILTVDGPRVLEYNVRFGDPETQVVLPRLTEDLTGLLAEAAAGRLRTEPRFSADAAVCVVLAAPGYPGTPRTGDPIEGLDEAAVLPGVTVLHAGTALDDQGRFVTAGGRVLGVTGTGPTVAQARDRAYAGVARIGWDGMQHRTDIALAAAGPAPEFVFEGSVPSVADVLRAPAGGPTVGGAG
- the purB gene encoding adenylosuccinate lyase, yielding MIPRYSLPEMAALFTDEARFEMWLEVELLAVEGWAEVGVVPRAEAAALRARAPKVTPELVAAVEERERVTDHDVAAFVDVVQAAAGPPEGSWVHYGLTSSDVVDTALCATLTRAADLLIDASGELVSVLKARSAEFIDAAMPGRTHGMHAEPTTFGAKLALWCLQADRDRARLRAARAAVAVGKLSGAVGTYSNIDPRVEAHVCGALGLAAVPATQVIARDRHAELLWACASVGATVEMIGTEIRHLARTEVGEVEEAFGSGQKGSSAMPHKRNPILSERLSGLARVLRGYLGAGLEDVALWHERDISHSSVERVILPDACLVAYYVLRRCAGLVRTLVVHTERMRTDVVEGSYGLVFSQPVLLALVASGMERDAAYRVVQRDARLAWEERRPFRSVLEDDAEVTLDAAALDGAFSLERALRHVSTFTEALQEVEG